The Argentina anserina chromosome 3, drPotAnse1.1, whole genome shotgun sequence genome includes a region encoding these proteins:
- the LOC126786670 gene encoding protein disulfide isomerase-like 1-4, which produces MASRLVLLLTLTAFLFLLSSRPVLSKDASVDDDDEDLSFLEEPTEPGHAAPRYPDPDQFDADNFDDAEDGDDFSDFDEGDQDAYKEPAVDEKDVVVLKAANFSETIKKNKFVLVEFYAPWCGHCQALAPEYAAAATELKGGDVVLAKIDATEENELTQEYDVQGFPTIFFFSDSVHKPYTGQRTKEAIVTWIKKKTGPGISNVTTVEDAEGILTSETKFVVGFLNSLVGPESDELSAASRLEDDVNFYQTVDPKVAKVFHIDADVKRPALVLIKKEDEKLSHFDGKFDKSAIAEFVFANKLPLVVTFTRENAPSIFESEIKKQLLLFATAKDSKKVLPEFVEAAKLFKGKLIFVYVETDNEDVGKPVSDYFGVTGDAPTVLGYTGNDDARKFILDKEATLANIKAFGEDFLEDKLKAFYKSDPIPETNDGDVKIVVGNNFDDIVLDESKDVILEIYAPWCGHCQSLEPTYNKLAKHLRGIESIVIAKMDGTTNEHPRAKADGFPTLLFFPAGNKSFDPITVDSDRTVVAFYKFLKKHASIPFKLQKPTSTPKSEESDAKESQTSSTNDVKDEL; this is translated from the exons ATGGCGAGTCGACTCGTGCTCCTCCTCACACTCACCgccttcctcttcctcctctcctcccGCCCAGTTCTCTCCAAGGACGCCTCCGtggacgacgacgacgaggaTCTCAGCTTCCTCGAAGAGCCAACCGAGCCGGGCCACGCCGCGCCGCGCTATCCGGATCCGGACCAATTCGACGCCGACAACTTCGACGACGCCGAGGACGGCGACGACTTCTCCGATTTCGACGAGGGCGATCAGGACGCCTACAAGGAGCCGGCGGTCGACGAGAAGGACGTCGTCGTTTTGAAGGCGGCCAACTTCAGCGAGACGatcaagaagaacaagttcGTGCTGGTTGAGTTCTACGCGCCGTGGTGCGGTCACTGCCAGGCGCTGGCTCCGGAGTACGCGGCGGCGGCGACGGAGCTGAAAGGCGGAGATGTGGTTTTGGCCAAAATTGATGCGACGGAGGAGAATGAGTTGACTCAGGAGTATGATGTGCAGGGTTTTCCGACGATATTCTTCTTCAGCGACAGCGTCCACAAGCCTTATACTGGCCAAAGGACTAA GGAGGCTATTGTGACGTGGATCAAGAAGAAGACCGGGCCTGGTATCTCTAATGTGACTACAGTGGAGGATGCAGAGGGCATTTTGACTTCCGAGACGAAATTCGTTGTGGGATTCCTCAACTCTTTGGTG GGTCCTGAGAGTGATGAGCTTTCTGCTGCTTCAAGACTTGAGGATGATGTCAACTTCTACCAGACAGTGGATCCAAAGGTTGCAAAAGTTTTCCATATTGATGCAGACGTCAAACGCCCAGCACTGGTCCTGATAAAGAAAGAGGATGAGAAGCTAAGCCATTTCG ACGGTAAATTTGACAAGTCTGCAATCGCTGAGTTTGTCTTTGCAAACAAGCTTCCTTTGGTTGTTACATTTACTAGGGAGAATGCTCCCTCCATTTTTGAAAGTGAAATTAAGAAACAG CTGTTGCTCTTCGCCACTGCAAAGGACTCAAAGAAGGTTCTCCCAGAGTTTGTAGAGGCAGCAAAGTTATTCAAAGGAAAG CTTATCTTTGTATACGTGGAAACGGATAATGAAGATGTCGGAAAGCCAGTTTCAGATTATTTTGGTGTCACTGGTGATGCTCCAACG GTTCTTGGATACACTGGAAATGACGATGCTAGGAAGTTTATTCTTGACAAAGAAGCGACCTTGGCTAACATAAAG GCTTTTGGGGAGGACTTCCTTGAGGATAAACTCAAAGCTTTTTATAAGTCGGACCCGATCCCTGAAACT AATgatggagatgtgaaaatagTGGTTGGAAATAACTTTGATGATATTGTCTTGGATGAGTCAAAGGATGTTATTCTTGAG ATTTATGCACCCTGGTGCGGGCATTGCCAATCTCTTGAACCAACATACAACAAGCTTGCCAAACATCTACGAGGCATCGAGTCTATTGTGATAGCTAAGATGGACGGAACCACTAATGAGCATCCCAGGGCAAAG GCTGATGGGTTCCCCACACTTCTATTCTTCCCAGCTGGAAATAAGAGCTTTGATCCT ATTACGGTAGACTCTGACCGTACAGTGGTGGCGTTCTACAAGTTCCTCAAGAAACACGCATCAATCCCTTTCAAGCTCCAAAAGCCGACTTCAACTCCAAAATCTGAGGAGTCTGATGCTAAAGAGAGTCAGACAAGTAGCACTAACGATGTTAAAGATGAGTTGTGA